One Lacunisphaera limnophila DNA window includes the following coding sequences:
- a CDS encoding exopolysaccharide biosynthesis polyprenyl glycosylphosphotransferase produces MFVQRLRGLINLHILATMGMALGLMAGYAALLPFLPYIDLTLTINLMPYYLCVALGMMFSGRFVQQLVGRFHRLTWADAAWLATRQIGVVVLVVFAFMFAFKDRSLSRLFMGTYLVVAWLALIFLNHTLPRMLSWLFFEHARRVPTLFVGRLGSLEHLKGWLATKEVLGLHPVGFLSLDGAPAVATMPPFLGELPDLGQRIEDTGAGQVVMLEIPRNQPEGRYVIEACQNKGARLLIYSNLAEQLRHPLVTVNEEGHQFYTLQEEPLEDPFNRILKRSFDIAIALPVVMFFLPPLIVLVWLMQRLQAPGPLFHVQERTGYGHQLFRMHKLRSMYAAKRDESAEAQQASKGDARIYPFGRFLRRTSLDEFPQFWDVLIGNMSAVGPRPHLPAHDELFAKQLSAYRTRFFVKPGITGLAQSKGFRGEITEPALLEKRIEHDLDYIANWSIWIDLVITVKTIQQILFPPKSAY; encoded by the coding sequence ATGTTTGTACAACGTTTACGGGGTCTGATCAATCTCCACATCCTGGCCACTATGGGCATGGCTTTGGGCTTGATGGCGGGCTATGCCGCGCTTCTGCCGTTCCTACCGTATATCGATCTAACCCTCACTATCAACCTGATGCCGTACTACCTGTGCGTGGCCCTCGGGATGATGTTCAGTGGCAGGTTCGTTCAGCAGTTGGTCGGACGTTTTCACCGGTTGACCTGGGCGGACGCAGCCTGGCTGGCGACACGCCAAATCGGCGTGGTCGTGCTCGTGGTCTTCGCCTTCATGTTCGCTTTCAAAGATCGGAGCCTGAGCCGCCTTTTCATGGGCACCTATCTCGTGGTGGCCTGGCTCGCATTGATTTTTCTGAATCATACCCTGCCCAGGATGCTCTCGTGGCTGTTCTTCGAGCACGCCCGGCGGGTGCCAACACTCTTCGTCGGCCGCCTCGGCAGCCTTGAACACCTGAAGGGTTGGTTGGCGACCAAAGAGGTGCTCGGGCTACACCCGGTTGGGTTCCTGAGCCTCGATGGCGCGCCTGCCGTTGCGACCATGCCCCCGTTTTTGGGCGAACTTCCCGATCTCGGCCAACGGATCGAGGACACCGGGGCTGGGCAGGTGGTCATGCTGGAGATCCCGCGCAACCAACCCGAGGGACGGTATGTGATCGAGGCGTGTCAGAACAAGGGGGCTCGGCTGCTCATCTACAGTAACCTCGCGGAGCAACTACGTCACCCATTGGTGACCGTGAATGAGGAAGGCCACCAGTTCTATACATTACAGGAAGAACCGTTGGAGGATCCCTTCAATCGGATCCTCAAGCGCAGCTTCGATATCGCGATTGCCCTTCCGGTGGTGATGTTTTTCCTCCCGCCCCTGATCGTGCTAGTCTGGCTCATGCAGCGCTTGCAGGCACCCGGGCCGCTGTTCCACGTCCAGGAGCGCACCGGCTATGGTCATCAACTTTTCCGGATGCACAAATTACGCTCCATGTATGCGGCCAAGCGCGATGAGTCGGCCGAGGCGCAGCAGGCCAGCAAAGGGGATGCGCGCATTTATCCTTTCGGGCGCTTCCTGCGGCGCACCAGCCTGGATGAGTTTCCCCAGTTCTGGGATGTGCTGATCGGTAACATGAGTGCCGTCGGCCCCCGTCCGCACTTGCCGGCGCACGATGAACTCTTCGCGAAACAACTCAGTGCCTATCGCACGCGCTTTTTCGTGAAGCCTGGCATCACCGGTCTGGCCCAATCGAAAGGTTTTCGGGGTGAGATCACCGAGCCGGCTCTGCTCGAGAAGCGCATCGAGCATGACCTGGACTACATCGCCAACTGGTCTATCTGGATCGATCTGGTGATCACGGTTAAGACCATCCAGCAGATCTTGTTTCCGCCTAAATCGGCATACTGA
- a CDS encoding glycosyltransferase, protein MISRRIRIVHVTKGGGGLDVYVKNILGHISSARFEQIVICNERHGDMYKWCQASGIRVIHAEIVREIHPLHDLRTALHLRKLLKALKPDVIHLHSSKAGALVRLICPFRRKQIIYTPNASAYLGATGIRRFIYLGIESLLAPMTGLLLASSDSEMRSLRTDLFLQPRSLKYFYNSLDVGEIEKLNLPEADSSQGTRIVCAARLIYQKNPHMLVRVARRVREEQPEATFHILGAGLDDFLGDDIRREIEKWDLNQTFFIHDWMCKADALRFVAESSIAVSTAVFESFGFFVAEAQALGRPIVATRVLGIEDVVDDTHSGFLVASDDDNAMAEKILVLIRNPELRRSMGLAGRSFVKKKFSIKHTAPQIEKEYANIAGEID, encoded by the coding sequence ATGATAAGTAGACGAATCAGGATAGTTCACGTCACAAAAGGAGGCGGGGGGCTGGATGTGTATGTTAAGAATATCCTAGGCCATATATCCTCTGCCCGTTTCGAACAAATTGTTATCTGCAATGAGCGGCACGGCGACATGTACAAATGGTGTCAGGCCTCTGGAATTCGAGTAATCCATGCGGAAATCGTTCGTGAAATACATCCGCTGCACGATTTGAGAACCGCGTTGCATTTGCGCAAGCTGCTCAAAGCGCTGAAGCCTGATGTGATCCATTTGCACAGTTCTAAGGCGGGAGCTCTTGTTCGTCTAATCTGCCCGTTTCGGCGAAAACAGATCATCTATACACCGAATGCTTCGGCATATTTAGGGGCCACGGGGATAAGGCGTTTCATCTATCTTGGCATAGAGTCCTTGCTGGCTCCGATGACCGGGCTGCTGTTGGCAAGTTCGGATTCAGAAATGCGGTCTCTGCGCACAGATCTCTTTCTTCAACCACGCTCGCTGAAGTATTTCTATAACAGCTTAGATGTAGGCGAAATTGAAAAGCTGAATTTACCTGAAGCAGACAGTTCGCAAGGCACACGTATTGTCTGCGCCGCCCGGTTGATTTACCAAAAGAATCCGCACATGCTTGTACGCGTGGCAAGGCGGGTGCGGGAGGAGCAACCGGAGGCCACCTTTCATATTCTAGGAGCAGGTCTGGATGATTTTCTCGGGGACGATATTCGACGGGAAATTGAAAAGTGGGACTTAAATCAGACATTCTTTATCCATGACTGGATGTGCAAGGCGGACGCTTTGCGCTTTGTTGCTGAGAGCTCTATTGCGGTTTCCACGGCGGTGTTTGAGTCATTCGGTTTCTTTGTGGCCGAAGCGCAGGCTTTGGGGAGGCCGATCGTTGCGACCAGAGTCTTGGGCATCGAGGACGTCGTTGATGACACTCACAGTGGTTTTCTGGTGGCGTCGGACGACGACAACGCGATGGCTGAGAAGATTCTGGTGCTCATTCGAAATCCCGAATTACGTAGATCCATGGGGTTGGCCGGGAGGTCTTTTGTGAAAAAGAAATTTTCAATCAAACACACCGCTCCTCAGATCGAGAAGGAATACGCCAATATCGCCGGTGAAATCGATTGA
- a CDS encoding glycosyltransferase family 4 protein — MILVLPDDCARARERWPALQIIAAPSLFSVGEQLFFGWYASLGYRFISPYLTFPLMAPERTILWVHDFIWVKYPRYASSKMAWLYFSIMQLLAHLFVDRKVYISRFTKMVAKQLFGTSTGNVLHNPVRIVAGKLRSGCTPDPGPAKVLYMGTWKKWKRVPLLLGAHNLLTRAYPKPVILTLIGGAKTNNDDNIKSLAAEAIKAGLIRELGYVDAASWRDELAACDVVVVPSAMEGFGLPLIEALGAGKRAVAAAGTVAEELVGPLATYFSEPTPTALAAAIEHALQLGPLTKEELGQAAICCQYYSVQAHQERFLRILNEAQVESLVI; from the coding sequence ATGATTCTGGTCTTGCCGGACGATTGTGCTCGGGCCCGCGAGCGATGGCCAGCCCTGCAGATCATCGCGGCGCCATCGCTGTTCTCAGTGGGAGAACAGCTTTTCTTTGGTTGGTACGCATCACTCGGGTATCGGTTTATATCGCCATACCTGACCTTTCCGTTGATGGCGCCCGAGCGCACCATACTGTGGGTTCACGATTTTATCTGGGTAAAGTATCCCCGGTATGCGTCCTCAAAAATGGCTTGGTTGTATTTCTCCATCATGCAACTGCTAGCTCACCTGTTCGTGGACCGGAAAGTGTATATCTCAAGGTTCACCAAGATGGTGGCTAAGCAGCTATTTGGGACTTCGACGGGCAATGTGCTACATAACCCGGTCCGTATCGTGGCGGGCAAACTTCGCAGCGGCTGCACTCCAGATCCAGGACCGGCCAAGGTGCTGTATATGGGCACTTGGAAGAAATGGAAACGGGTGCCATTGTTGCTTGGGGCCCACAATCTGCTAACTCGAGCGTATCCCAAGCCTGTGATTTTAACGCTAATCGGTGGTGCAAAGACAAACAACGACGACAACATCAAGTCCCTGGCTGCTGAGGCGATAAAAGCGGGCTTAATACGCGAATTGGGCTACGTTGATGCAGCGTCCTGGAGAGACGAACTAGCAGCATGCGATGTCGTGGTCGTTCCGTCGGCTATGGAGGGATTTGGGCTGCCACTGATCGAGGCTCTTGGTGCCGGGAAGCGTGCGGTTGCAGCCGCAGGAACCGTGGCGGAGGAACTCGTGGGCCCATTGGCGACATATTTTTCAGAGCCGACTCCAACTGCACTGGCGGCAGCAATCGAGCATGCACTTCAGTTGGGGCCACTCACCAAAGAGGAACTTGGTCAGGCCGCAATTTGCTGCCAGTATTACAGCGTACAGGCACATCAAGAAAGGTTTCTCCGGATCTTGAACGAAGCGCAGGTAGAATCTTTGGTAATTTAA
- a CDS encoding glycosyltransferase, producing MRSVPVVWQWSHEKPYSGDSTILMRKRTAWEAPLAHVLKPSPIAVRVVAIDDVRKLAARIQDGSSPAARRIVVCDGLHGIDLAHALAGALNARLVYRSHNIEAHHRQIQIWLGSRFSPVNLLNALKFSRWDKWAREVADITAEICEEDIAWEKQWMAGKRVVVPPIIPKAGDIDKLSYQCDIAFVGSLDNAINVEGLRFLSAELMRNYPHLRLGVFGAASERSIAYWRSRLPDCLFIPNFNNFNDIIELAPVVVNPVLRSSGVNIKTYEALANGALVVATKAGQRGCKQARAIGQLFDLGSTDLNEIVARAKRDGIQGVRARRKRFQDTIAGPAEAAYLSLFNE from the coding sequence ATGCGTTCTGTGCCGGTAGTGTGGCAATGGTCTCACGAAAAGCCCTATTCCGGTGATTCGACGATCCTCATGCGGAAGCGGACTGCATGGGAGGCGCCGTTGGCCCACGTGCTAAAACCCAGCCCTATCGCGGTAAGGGTAGTGGCAATCGACGATGTGCGTAAATTGGCGGCACGAATCCAGGATGGATCATCTCCAGCGGCACGTCGGATTGTGGTTTGCGACGGATTGCATGGGATTGATTTGGCGCATGCGTTGGCGGGCGCTCTGAACGCCCGCCTGGTGTACCGCTCCCATAATATTGAGGCCCATCATCGCCAGATCCAGATATGGCTAGGGTCGCGATTCAGCCCCGTGAATCTGTTAAACGCATTAAAGTTTTCCCGCTGGGACAAGTGGGCGCGAGAGGTTGCCGATATAACTGCTGAAATATGCGAGGAAGATATTGCCTGGGAGAAGCAGTGGATGGCAGGCAAACGGGTTGTGGTGCCACCGATTATACCTAAGGCAGGGGACATCGATAAGTTGAGTTATCAATGCGACATCGCATTTGTCGGGTCGCTGGATAACGCCATAAATGTAGAGGGACTCAGATTTCTGAGCGCGGAGCTAATGCGGAATTATCCCCACCTGCGCCTAGGCGTGTTTGGTGCGGCCAGCGAACGCTCAATTGCCTACTGGAGGAGTCGACTTCCAGATTGTCTGTTCATTCCCAACTTCAACAACTTCAACGATATTATAGAATTAGCCCCGGTCGTTGTGAATCCGGTTCTCCGTTCATCTGGAGTAAACATTAAAACGTACGAGGCGCTCGCGAATGGAGCGCTTGTGGTTGCAACCAAGGCGGGCCAACGTGGTTGCAAGCAGGCACGTGCCATAGGACAGTTGTTTGATCTGGGATCGACAGATCTAAACGAGATCGTAGCGCGGGCAAAAAGAGATGGTATTCAGGGAGTACGGGCTCGCCGCAAGCGTTTCCAAGACACCATCGCGGGGCCGGCCGAGGCGGCCTATCTTAGTTTATTTAATGAGTGA
- a CDS encoding class I SAM-dependent methyltransferase produces the protein MRTIKKYCRPLWHILQMLYVAYYARKVRADKFLRFAKPGHYYSPIPSELDVQRAACTRSENADRTFTDLRLPSDSHESLWQELKALTHGSSHGSETAKRFEPNNSFYSGLDAYVCEAIITKLKPRRIIEIGSGYSSALMLDAVAEAGLAVDFTFVDPDPVRLKMLLRESDWKRSRIHTQIVQEVDRSLFEKLEENDILFIDSSHVSKCGSDVNYLLFEILPLVQKGVWIHVHDIPWPFEYSAEWLADGRAWNEAYLVRAFLTNNDSYRIRFMNAWFMQAHPDKIREVGLPSAAQASSLWIQKTGSNG, from the coding sequence ATGAGAACCATCAAGAAATACTGCCGGCCGTTGTGGCATATTCTCCAAATGCTATATGTTGCCTATTATGCCCGAAAGGTGCGGGCTGATAAATTCCTGCGATTTGCCAAGCCTGGACATTATTACTCGCCCATACCCTCGGAGTTGGATGTCCAGCGCGCGGCGTGCACCCGGAGTGAAAATGCCGATCGCACCTTCACGGATTTACGTCTCCCAAGTGACAGTCATGAGTCGCTATGGCAAGAATTGAAGGCACTTACTCACGGCAGCTCGCATGGTTCCGAAACAGCAAAACGATTTGAACCAAACAATTCATTTTATAGCGGATTAGATGCCTATGTATGTGAAGCGATCATCACGAAGCTGAAGCCACGAAGGATTATCGAGATCGGATCGGGCTATTCCTCGGCTTTGATGCTTGATGCGGTAGCCGAAGCAGGACTCGCAGTTGATTTCACCTTCGTTGATCCGGACCCGGTACGTTTAAAAATGCTTTTGCGGGAGTCGGATTGGAAAAGATCCCGCATCCATACGCAAATTGTTCAAGAGGTGGATCGATCACTGTTCGAAAAACTGGAAGAGAACGACATCCTATTTATTGATTCTTCGCATGTCTCGAAATGCGGAAGCGATGTGAACTACTTGCTTTTTGAGATTCTACCGCTGGTACAGAAAGGCGTTTGGATTCATGTGCATGATATTCCGTGGCCGTTCGAATATTCCGCGGAGTGGCTAGCGGACGGACGAGCCTGGAACGAAGCTTATCTGGTGCGGGCGTTTCTGACCAATAACGACAGCTACCGGATTCGCTTTATGAACGCCTGGTTCATGCAGGCACATCCCGATAAAATCCGGGAGGTCGGGCTGCCCAGCGCCGCACAGGCATCTAGCCTTTGGATTCAGAAGACCGGGTCTAACGGCTAA
- a CDS encoding glycosyltransferase yields the protein MSPHITVCLPNLNAGEYIEERINSISAQTFGNYEVIINDGYSNDGSFEELTKYAKRDKRVRILQSPPLGIYDGWNRCILESTGKWIYIATSDDTMHPRCLEMLNQSASKNIEVVTSKPWQIDEFGESSILDIEFIRRLSARRRIASGLIDTRREFRAGLWQSTPSMSLTQMLIRRDVFDKAGFFPEDLGGFGDYLWQMRMLQRCQVYYVARKLGSWRRHDKQSTTSRREDLLLARAQIAQRIFSEGCNYLDEVTQRAFAYCLYTAGILSVNISLAEAAEYLAVLVKRRSLAKKIVTRIELFTELRIL from the coding sequence ATGAGTCCGCATATTACGGTTTGTCTACCAAACCTAAACGCGGGCGAATATATTGAAGAGAGAATCAATAGTATATCGGCGCAGACCTTTGGGAATTATGAAGTCATCATCAACGATGGGTATTCAAACGATGGCAGCTTTGAGGAGCTCACTAAATACGCCAAGCGCGACAAGCGGGTTCGAATACTGCAATCACCGCCGCTTGGAATTTACGATGGTTGGAACCGGTGCATTCTAGAATCCACTGGGAAATGGATCTATATTGCCACGAGTGATGATACTATGCATCCGCGTTGTTTGGAGATGCTGAATCAGTCTGCATCTAAAAATATTGAAGTAGTAACTTCCAAGCCTTGGCAAATCGACGAGTTTGGGGAAAGCTCAATACTAGATATAGAGTTTATCCGCCGCCTTTCTGCGCGCAGGCGCATCGCATCAGGATTGATTGATACGAGAAGGGAGTTTCGGGCCGGACTTTGGCAAAGCACGCCGAGTATGTCTCTAACGCAGATGCTGATTCGGCGCGACGTATTCGACAAAGCAGGTTTTTTTCCTGAAGATCTGGGGGGATTCGGTGACTATCTTTGGCAGATGAGAATGCTTCAGCGATGCCAGGTGTACTATGTGGCCCGCAAGCTTGGGAGTTGGCGGAGACATGATAAGCAATCCACTACAAGCAGACGGGAGGACCTCCTGTTGGCACGCGCACAAATAGCGCAGCGAATCTTCTCCGAGGGATGCAACTATTTAGACGAAGTTACTCAACGGGCTTTCGCTTACTGCCTATATACTGCCGGTATACTGTCAGTGAATATCTCCCTCGCGGAGGCTGCTGAGTACCTAGCCGTATTGGTGAAACGACGGTCTCTCGCCAAAAAGATAGTAACTAGGATAGAGCTATTTACCGAACTCCGGATTTTATGA
- a CDS encoding O-antigen ligase family protein, producing the protein MNSAFDSRSTVSWKLRYLVSYALIALALCLVTIPVNSGIPMLRALAHGSLFIGAGLLVIGNIQKYELKAVYIVSFFGLASLAFHIISAQSDWRTSLMAIRELLLVPLVAYLAGLSMSKSRGYNLAFIFMPVGLLNLYTAYKSFTGFARTYVPEVAGWVGGGERMTFHYLDSTSVIFVTGLVLQASPFLIFGLWVIAGAWLSGYANTAWARCLKWIGVTIGIACVVGYFALCVFMGTRGGLVAYAVAIALTWGIALRKSISLIFVGCAFAVAILATIVFTSDKISNQLGLSNYIERFSYREMGDRTISGRSEIWAEHAVDLMNTFWGSGYLTDFDVKGYSSHNAYLSLASEVGVPFGLLTLVVATSFGLSAVRSTFETIEPIEIACAAAIWGILLYCLIESVVATGYVMVPILCMIAGTLKGRSGQRRRARDVSNREASKTGMFRLIRK; encoded by the coding sequence ATGAATTCGGCTTTCGATTCAAGGTCTACCGTTTCGTGGAAACTGCGATATCTTGTCTCCTATGCATTGATAGCATTGGCGCTGTGCCTGGTGACGATACCTGTCAACTCAGGGATTCCGATGCTCAGAGCACTTGCGCATGGTTCGCTCTTCATAGGCGCAGGATTATTGGTGATCGGAAACATACAGAAATATGAACTCAAGGCAGTGTATATTGTATCTTTCTTTGGTTTAGCTTCGTTGGCTTTTCATATCATATCCGCTCAATCAGATTGGCGGACATCTTTGATGGCGATAAGAGAGCTTTTATTGGTGCCCCTGGTGGCGTACCTAGCTGGGTTAAGCATGTCGAAAAGTCGTGGCTATAACTTGGCATTCATTTTTATGCCAGTCGGGTTGCTTAACCTTTATACTGCTTATAAATCATTTACTGGCTTTGCCCGAACGTACGTCCCTGAAGTAGCCGGATGGGTCGGTGGTGGTGAGCGAATGACGTTTCATTATTTAGACTCCACATCAGTGATATTTGTCACTGGATTGGTTCTACAAGCATCCCCATTTTTGATATTTGGTCTTTGGGTAATTGCTGGTGCATGGTTATCTGGTTATGCTAATACCGCCTGGGCGCGCTGTCTAAAGTGGATAGGCGTCACAATCGGCATTGCCTGCGTAGTAGGGTACTTCGCACTTTGCGTTTTCATGGGTACGCGCGGTGGTTTAGTTGCGTACGCCGTTGCTATAGCACTAACATGGGGGATCGCTTTGAGAAAATCCATATCATTGATTTTCGTAGGCTGCGCTTTCGCCGTAGCTATTCTCGCGACCATCGTTTTTACGTCCGACAAAATATCGAACCAGCTTGGTCTCAGTAACTATATTGAACGATTTAGCTACCGCGAGATGGGGGATCGCACCATTTCAGGAAGAAGCGAGATTTGGGCAGAGCATGCTGTCGATCTAATGAACACCTTCTGGGGGAGTGGGTATCTGACCGATTTTGACGTCAAAGGCTATTCGTCTCACAATGCCTATTTATCCTTGGCATCGGAAGTAGGGGTCCCTTTCGGGCTACTCACGTTAGTTGTTGCGACCAGTTTCGGGCTAAGCGCCGTTAGATCGACTTTTGAAACAATTGAACCAATCGAGATAGCCTGCGCGGCCGCCATATGGGGGATTCTGCTATATTGTTTAATCGAATCAGTAGTGGCGACTGGTTATGTGATGGTGCCAATACTATGTATGATTGCCGGTACGCTAAAGGGAAGAAGCGGGCAGCGTAGAAGGGCGCGCGATGTATCGAATCGCGAGGCAAGCAAGACCGGTATGTTCAGGCTAATCAGGAAATGA
- a CDS encoding 6-hydroxymethylpterin diphosphokinase MptE-like protein has product MSSNHNPDHTLQGVRAQRPTINPYRYALRQVIDRMIWDLGTESFRSRKKLHNWKDRFPGKGAVIACNGPSLLRTDLSLLDGVFTFGLNKINLLFEKNKFRPSCIVAVNPLVIEQNADFYNETELPLFIDGVGRTHIRSRSNVAFLHSSSQPKLARDCTISINQGYTVTTVALQLAFHMGFRKVALVGCDHNFATKGPANKVVVSGSEDASHFDPRYFSGGQKWQLPDLAGSEFFYSMAQDMFCAHGGSITNCTDGGKLEIFPRENLTSWLAR; this is encoded by the coding sequence ATGTCTTCCAATCATAACCCCGACCATACGCTACAGGGTGTTCGAGCTCAGCGTCCCACAATCAACCCCTATAGATATGCACTGAGACAGGTGATCGACAGAATGATATGGGATCTAGGGACTGAATCATTCCGTTCCCGAAAGAAATTACATAACTGGAAAGACCGGTTTCCAGGCAAGGGGGCTGTAATTGCATGCAACGGTCCCAGTTTACTGAGAACTGATCTATCATTGCTCGATGGTGTATTCACTTTCGGTTTAAATAAAATCAACCTTCTGTTTGAGAAAAACAAATTTCGACCAAGTTGCATTGTCGCTGTTAATCCTCTCGTAATTGAACAAAACGCCGATTTCTACAACGAAACGGAATTACCCCTGTTTATTGATGGCGTCGGACGAACTCACATTCGGTCACGATCAAATGTGGCCTTCCTTCACTCATCCAGTCAGCCAAAGTTAGCGCGAGATTGCACTATTAGCATCAACCAAGGTTATACAGTCACAACCGTCGCGCTGCAATTAGCGTTTCATATGGGATTTCGTAAAGTTGCGCTTGTAGGGTGCGACCATAATTTCGCAACGAAGGGACCAGCTAACAAAGTGGTGGTATCAGGCAGTGAAGATGCGAGTCATTTTGATCCACGCTATTTTTCCGGAGGTCAAAAATGGCAATTACCTGATCTAGCAGGAAGCGAGTTCTTCTACTCCATGGCGCAGGACATGTTCTGCGCTCATGGGGGTAGCATTACCAACTGCACGGACGGGGGTAAGTTGGAAATATTTCCACGTGAGAATCTAACCAGTTGGCTCGCTAGATAG
- a CDS encoding lipopolysaccharide biosynthesis protein, which yields MHRFYPAEIALWQVFSVLIGLQMLAELGFGSTFARLVAYAMGGAADLNGSGGLGQEHGTKNPNWLLLGRICGTMRFIYDRLSIFLAALLVVGGTLALFRRVEALDDGSSLLVESGRHLTTPVEAWLAWGCIVFSTVIYFRNNCYGAFLQGTNHVALSRRWESAYGFLSILTSFATLILGGGLLGLVLVTQLWVLLSAWQGHRLARMVFGGRFRAFPPAAFDREIFAFAWSPAWRAGLGAFMSFGLVQISGLLYAQSEDTVAVASYLLGLRLVQTISQISQAPFYSKLPMLSRLWAQQKVGEQVALAQRGMSWAYWSFVIPFILLGLIAPALLDFIGSQTPFPDPTLWGLLGAAFLCERYGAMHLQLYSTTNHIVWHIANGVTGFIFVAVSLWLFPEMGVAALPMGMLIGNLTFYCWYSARLSHCKFALQWPSFDTHAVGWPALCLGIYLLYVFQS from the coding sequence TTGCACCGCTTCTACCCGGCGGAGATTGCGCTCTGGCAGGTATTCTCGGTGCTGATCGGACTACAGATGCTTGCTGAGCTCGGATTTGGGAGCACGTTTGCACGTCTGGTTGCCTACGCCATGGGTGGAGCGGCAGATCTGAATGGTAGCGGTGGCCTTGGCCAGGAGCATGGAACAAAGAATCCCAACTGGCTGCTGCTAGGGCGCATCTGTGGGACGATGCGATTCATCTATGACCGCCTCAGCATATTTTTGGCGGCTCTACTCGTCGTGGGTGGCACGTTGGCGCTTTTTCGCCGAGTAGAGGCCTTAGACGATGGAAGCAGCCTGCTAGTGGAGTCCGGGCGCCACCTGACAACTCCAGTCGAGGCTTGGCTAGCCTGGGGCTGCATAGTCTTTTCGACCGTCATCTATTTTCGGAACAACTGCTACGGGGCCTTTTTACAGGGAACGAACCATGTGGCCCTGTCGCGACGCTGGGAGTCTGCATACGGCTTCCTTTCAATACTGACCAGTTTCGCCACCTTGATACTTGGCGGTGGTTTGCTCGGCCTTGTTTTGGTCACCCAACTCTGGGTGCTGCTATCCGCGTGGCAGGGGCATCGTTTGGCCCGAATGGTCTTTGGCGGGCGCTTTCGTGCGTTTCCGCCCGCTGCCTTTGATCGCGAGATATTCGCCTTTGCTTGGAGCCCCGCTTGGAGGGCTGGCCTTGGCGCATTCATGTCGTTCGGCCTGGTCCAGATCAGCGGCCTCCTTTATGCCCAGTCTGAAGATACGGTGGCTGTTGCGTCTTATCTTCTAGGCTTACGCTTGGTTCAGACCATCAGTCAGATCTCACAGGCGCCGTTCTACAGCAAGTTACCCATGCTGTCGCGGTTGTGGGCACAGCAGAAGGTGGGCGAACAAGTAGCGCTGGCGCAGCGTGGAATGAGTTGGGCATATTGGTCGTTTGTCATCCCATTCATTCTGCTCGGACTGATCGCACCCGCACTCCTCGATTTCATCGGAAGCCAGACACCGTTTCCGGATCCGACACTGTGGGGATTGTTAGGCGCTGCTTTCTTGTGCGAAAGATATGGGGCCATGCATCTGCAACTCTATAGCACCACAAACCACATCGTTTGGCATATTGCCAACGGAGTGACCGGATTTATCTTTGTGGCCGTATCCTTGTGGCTCTTCCCTGAAATGGGCGTGGCCGCTTTGCCCATGGGTATGCTCATCGGGAATTTGACCTTTTATTGCTGGTACAGCGCGCGCCTTTCCCATTGCAAATTCGCTCTGCAATGGCCGTCGTTTGATACTCATGCCGTGGGTTGGCCAGCTCTCTGCCTTGGTATCTACCTTCTATATGTCTTCCAATCATAA